A genomic segment from Pseudomonas mendocina encodes:
- a CDS encoding GAF domain-containing protein has translation MIDLSQAGGDLNGYPLLSAQLQALLSGERDFIANAAQFSAFLFHELADLNWAGFYLVKDGELVLGPFQGKVACVRIAFGRGVCGAAAASLQTQRVEDVHAFAGHIACDSASNSELVVPLVKDGRLIGVLDLDSPSVGRFTEEDQAGIEALAAIFLAASDC, from the coding sequence ATGATCGATCTTTCTCAGGCCGGTGGTGATCTCAACGGCTATCCCCTGTTGAGCGCGCAATTGCAGGCGCTGCTGTCCGGTGAACGTGACTTCATCGCTAATGCCGCGCAGTTCTCCGCCTTCCTGTTTCACGAGCTGGCCGACCTCAACTGGGCTGGCTTCTATCTGGTCAAGGATGGTGAACTGGTGCTTGGCCCGTTCCAGGGCAAGGTGGCCTGTGTGCGTATCGCTTTCGGTCGCGGCGTTTGCGGTGCGGCAGCGGCGAGTTTGCAGACGCAGCGAGTCGAAGACGTGCATGCCTTTGCCGGGCACATTGCCTGTGACAGCGCGTCGAACAGCGAACTGGTGGTGCCCCTGGTCAAGGATGGCCGCCTGATCGGCGTGCTGGACCTGGATAGCCCGTCGGTAGGGCGTTTCACCGAAGAGGATCAGGCTGGTATCGAAGCGCTGGCGGCGATCTTCCTGGCCGCCAGCGACTGCTGA